TTGTGCTAAATAGCTGTCAAAGTTTTTCTTTAGATCATTATGCAATGTCTGGACTTCTAACTTCAGCTGCTCTGTAAAGATGCGGTCATCTTCCATCTGCTTTGCATTGCTTTCTAAGCTTTTGATCATATTATCGATTTCAACATCGTCCATATGAATCATTTGTCTGGCATGCTTAATAATCGAAAGACTTAAACCTAACTTCTTCGCAATATCAAATGCGTTACTCTTACCTGGGACTCCCATCAACAAACGGTATGTCGGACTTAATGTTTCAACGTCAAATTCCACACTCGCATTCATCACATGCTCACGATTATAACTGTAAGCCTTAAGTTCTGGATAATGCGTCGTCGCCATCGTCATAACATTCTGTTCAAGACACGTATCTAGTATACTCATCGCCAGCGCCGCACCTTCACTTGGATCTGTACCAGCACCGAGTTCATCAAACATTACGAAGCTGTCACTCGTCATTTCATTTAATATCATGACAATATTCGTCATATGGCTGGAGAATGTTGACAGCGACTGTTCTATCGACTGTTCATCACCGATATCACAGAATACTTCGTCGAAAACGCTGATTGCTGCTCCTTCAGCTGCAGGTATCATCATACCGCTTTGTGTCATCAAGATAATGAGTCCAGTTGTTTTTAAAGTAACTGTCTTACCACCTGTATTCGGTCCAGTAATGATGACAGTCTGTGTGTCACCGATAAAGCTGATATTATTTTTGACAACCGTATCTGCAGGTAATAACGGATGCCAAGCTCCTGGCAGATCTACAGTACGTGCATTTACAACATTCGGCATGACCATCTTGTTGCGGTTTCCATATTTCGCCTTAGCCATCAGCACGTCTAAATCGGATAACACATCCGTCGAATACGTCAGCGCATTGTCATATTCTGCGACTTCATTTGTCAGTTCATAGAGTATACGTTCAACTTCTTCTTGTTCACGATGTGTTACTGCACTGAGTTCTGTTGATAGCTGTACAATGCTATTCGGTTCAATATAAAATGTCTGACCACTACTTGAAGTATCATGAACAATGCCGGGGAAATCCTGCTTATATTCACTACGTACCGGAATAACTTGACGTCCATTACGAATCGTTACGATTGCATCTGATAACTTCTTCTGGTTGTTCGAGCTGCGCACAATGCTTTCTAATCGCTCTTTTATACGACGGTTGATACGGTTCATCTCCTGACGAATCTCAGAGAGTTTCGGCGATGCATGGTCGAACAATGTCGTTTCATCACACTTTGCCTGTATACTTTCAGCAAGTTCCGTTACTTGAGGCAGCTGCTGAAACTTGTGATACATCACTGGAATTTCCAGTTCACGCTCTTCATACAGGTTCGCGATATATGTTTTGTAACGATTGACGACTTTAATGTTGTGCTTAATCTTATTCAGTTCTACAACCGAAAGTACTGAACCAATCACCGCACGGCGTACAAGCGACTGAATATCGCTCAGCATACTCATACCTGGCTCTGTTTGCGTCATCTCAATGAGACGTGCCTCTTCAAGATGTGAAAGCATGTTATCTATTTCAGCTTTGTCGCTGATTGGTTGTGTCATCATCACTTTCTTGCTTGACAGTTCATTTTGAGTAAATGCGTCAACACGTTCGATAATTTTATTATATTCTAATATATTTAATGCTTTTTTATTCATACGATTACTTCCCATTCTGTATCCAAGATTTAAAGGCATCACGTGGTAACGTATTAATAACCTGCCCTTTTTTTACATAACCTTTTATCGCTGTGCTCACACCATATTTCATCAACTCAAGCTGATCGATTGCATGTGCATCTGTGTTGATCACGAGTTTAATATCCGGGTATTGCTTTAATACGTCACTTGATAAGTCAAGACGCATCGGATGCGCATTGATTTCAAGCACGGTATTTGTCTTGTGTGCTGCTTCAATGAGCTTTGTCATGTTTACATGATAACCATTACGACGACCAATCAACCTGCCAGTTGGATGCGCAATATGTCTGACATACGGATTATTACACGCATTGATCAGACGTTTCATAATCTCGTCCTCACTTTGATTCAGCGACTGATGGATGGCACCGATACAATAGTCAAGCTGTGCCAGCACATCATCACTATAATCCATTGCACCATCTGCTAGTATATCCATTTCAACACCTGAGTAAATATCAATTTCTGAGTACTGTTCATTTAAAGCTTTAATACGTGCATTCTGTTCTAACAGACGTTCTTCTGACAATCCATTTGCCACGTACAAACTTTTTGAGTGATCGGTGATCATCATGTACTCATACCCTTTTGCGATACACGCTTCTATCATCTGTTCTAACGTATGCGCGCCATCACTATAAGTTGTATGCATATGTATATCACCACGAATATCCGCAAGCTGAATAATCTCACTGAATGCTTTATATTCAAATTCGGAACCATCCTGTCTCATTTCGGGTGGAATAAACGATTGATTAAAGTGCTGATAAATTTCAGCTTCTGATTGCATCTGAATCAGCTTTCCATCATCAGTAGTAATACCATATTCACTAATCTTCTCATTTCTTTCCTTTGCCAGCTGACGTATTCTGATATTGTGTTCTTTACTTCCAGTAAAATGCTGCAACATATGGGCATAACCTGCTGAATCTGTAAACCTGAAATCAACCGTCGTAATGATATCTTCTCTTTCAGCCTGAATCGTAACTTTCTCATCACCAGCCAGTTCAACTTTCTTAATAAATGGCAATGTCGTTAACTGTGTCTTAACAGCTTCACGATTACTTGTTTCAACGATATAGTCAATATCCTTAGAAAATTCGTTGCGGCGTCTAAAGCTGCCTGCCACACTGAAACGGTTGATGTCATCAATTTGAGACAGTGCTGTATCGATCATCTGTGTAAACTGATGTACCTGATAAATGCTTAGTTTCTCTGTCATGGTCAACATTTCT
Above is a window of Macrococcoides canis DNA encoding:
- a CDS encoding endonuclease MutS2, whose protein sequence is MNKKALNILEYNKIIERVDAFTQNELSSKKVMMTQPISDKAEIDNMLSHLEEARLIEMTQTEPGMSMLSDIQSLVRRAVIGSVLSVVELNKIKHNIKVVNRYKTYIANLYEERELEIPVMYHKFQQLPQVTELAESIQAKCDETTLFDHASPKLSEIRQEMNRINRRIKERLESIVRSSNNQKKLSDAIVTIRNGRQVIPVRSEYKQDFPGIVHDTSSSGQTFYIEPNSIVQLSTELSAVTHREQEEVERILYELTNEVAEYDNALTYSTDVLSDLDVLMAKAKYGNRNKMVMPNVVNARTVDLPGAWHPLLPADTVVKNNISFIGDTQTVIITGPNTGGKTVTLKTTGLIILMTQSGMMIPAAEGAAISVFDEVFCDIGDEQSIEQSLSTFSSHMTNIVMILNEMTSDSFVMFDELGAGTDPSEGAALAMSILDTCLEQNVMTMATTHYPELKAYSYNREHVMNASVEFDVETLSPTYRLLMGVPGKSNAFDIAKKLGLSLSIIKHARQMIHMDDVEIDNMIKSLESNAKQMEDDRIFTEQLKLEVQTLHNDLKKNFDSYLAQKENLIERAKQDANKIVKDAEKEADELLKTLRNLKSNADIKENELIEKRSKLGKMYHETKIKADKKSTKNEVIEKGDHVKVLSYGQKGVILDVDGKEAVVQMGIIKMKLPLDELEKEAPPKEDKIRVVPRSNRQTIKMELDLRGERYEDALIKLEQYLDQALLSNYEQVTIIHGKGTGALQKGVQQYLRRSKAVSSFRGGTPAEGGFGVTVVELK
- the polX gene encoding DNA polymerase/3'-5' exonuclease PolX, giving the protein MTKKDYIKQLERIATLLELSAENPFKVSAYRKAAANLETFEGDINAVSDFTQIKGIGKGVAEVLEDIRAHHESSLLKTLKEQIPEGFIQMLKIRNLGAKKIVKINDALGITTVDELKAACLNNEISALAGFGKKSEENILSGIEEMLTMTEKLSIYQVHQFTQMIDTALSQIDDINRFSVAGSFRRRNEFSKDIDYIVETSNREAVKTQLTTLPFIKKVELAGDEKVTIQAEREDIITTVDFRFTDSAGYAHMLQHFTGSKEHNIRIRQLAKERNEKISEYGITTDDGKLIQMQSEAEIYQHFNQSFIPPEMRQDGSEFEYKAFSEIIQLADIRGDIHMHTTYSDGAHTLEQMIEACIAKGYEYMMITDHSKSLYVANGLSEERLLEQNARIKALNEQYSEIDIYSGVEMDILADGAMDYSDDVLAQLDYCIGAIHQSLNQSEDEIMKRLINACNNPYVRHIAHPTGRLIGRRNGYHVNMTKLIEAAHKTNTVLEINAHPMRLDLSSDVLKQYPDIKLVINTDAHAIDQLELMKYGVSTAIKGYVKKGQVINTLPRDAFKSWIQNGK